The DNA window CTATTGTTAGGTCTTTGATAGCTTTATAATTTTTTATTCTAAAACTTTTATATTTCATTAGTCCTCCTTTTTTACCATTTATTTCTTATTATACTTGTTTTTTTATTAATTACAAAATTAATGTTATTTTTTATTTTTTCAAATGCTCTATGCTTTATACTATGTACCCACTGCCTTGACATTCCAAGCTTCTCAGCTACTGCCTGTCCTGAATAACCTTCAAAAAATAATAAATTTAAAACTTCTTTTTCTTGTTCCGTACAACAATTTAATAAATTTTCTATAAGTACTTTATTTTCTAAGTTATCTATTTTTATATTTTCATCTTCAATTTCAAGATTTTCAATTCCTGAAAAATATAGCCTTTCTTGTTCACCTTTTTTTATTGACTCTATTACATACTGGGGGACTCTATATCTTTCTTTATCAATAAATTTTCTAATCTTTGCTTCTATGTGAAAATACAGATGTGTCATAAACTTAGTATTGTAACTTTCATCAAATGTTTTAATTGCTTGATAGATTCCAAGTATTCCTTCTTGGAATCCATCATCTGTGTTACCCCACTTATAATTAATCTTTCTAACTGCATTCAAATACTTTTCAATCAGAGTTTCAGTAGCTTCATTGTCTCCCACCTTGGCTTTTCTTATTAGCTCCAAAATTTCAGTACTTTCCATTTTATCACCTTTTAATTATAGTGCTAATTTACTCCTTACTATCTTTTCTTCAGCTACTTTTATAATGTTTCTCAGTTCTTGTTGTTCTCCAACTATTTCAAGTTGTCTACTTTCAATTCCTGCTCTTTTTTCTTGTAGTTTTTTCAATTTAGAATTTAAAAGCTCTATCTCAGCTTGGATTAACTCCTTTTCTTGTTTTAAATTATTTCTTTCTTTAAAGTAATTATCTTCAAAATTATCTTCAGCAATTTTAGCCCTTTTTAAGTTTTCTAGCAAAATGTTTAAAATTGCTTTGTTTCCTTCAGCATCTAAGTCATAATCTATAGGATAACAAGTAACTAAACTTGACTCCACAATTACATAAGTCATCATTTTATCCTTATTTATATAGAACTCAGCTTTTTTATGTTTATCATAAGAAGCAGTACAGATATATTCTAATCTTCCTAATTCAAATTTTAAATTTATTTCTAATTCTTGAATTTTCTCTTCATTTGCTTTCTTCCAAATATCCCAAGTTCTATCACTTATAATATTAGCTTTGTGTACTCTTGAAGCATATCTCATTAGAGCATGCTTTGTTATATTAATTTCTTTCATTATTTCCTCCTATCTAAATCATAGCCAAACATTTTTTTCTAAATAAGTTATTTCATTATGTCTTTTTAACATTTTCTTTAATGCTGAAAAGCTGGGGAAACAAGGCAAAGTATAAGAAATTTTTTCATACATTCCTCTCTCCTTGCATACCTTTTTTCCGTACATTTCTTCAAATTTTTTTATATATTTCTTTGAAAATTTTGATGTTTCTTTTATATGTACCCATTGCTCTTCTGATGTTTGTATTTTTCCATCAACTATCACAATATATGATAAAATCATTCTCTTTTTATTACTTGTTAATCCAATAAATACCTCATGTTTATCTATTTCAAATCTTAAAAATCTATCTACTATAAACTGTCCTTTTAACCATTCATAGTCTTCATTTGTTATTATTTTCCTCTCCATTTAGCTCCTTTTTTTCTTGCCATTTCACTATCTCTTCAAGAATATATATTAATTTGCTACATTCTTTAACTGTCATATTCTTCTCACTTTTACCTTTTCCTAGATATTGTTTTATATAACTAGCTTTATCTTCTTCATTAAAACATTTTTTATATAAAACATTAAATTTTTTTAATTGCTGTTCTGTTGCTAAATTAGCTCCTTGTATATGTCTTGTTAATAGTGTAATCAAGACTGAAGCCTGAGCCTCAGTCAAGTCTTTACAACTATCTTTGTTAAATTTTGAACTTAGTAAAAGCCTATAATATTCATCAGTTAAATTTGCTTTGTATTTTAATGTATGAATATATTTAATTTGATGTTTCTTTATCTCCTTCATTTTTTAAATCCTCCATAACAGTAGTCATAGAAAGTGGGATATTAATTTTATTACCATTCTCATCTTTGTAATATGCTTCAATAAAAGTTCTAGACTTTTGAGGTTTCCAAGCCTCTTTAATTATTTGAACTCCTTCACTTAGTTCAGCATCATCTATATTTCCTGCTATTCTTTCAAGCTCCATAACTCTTGAAGCCTTTAAATTGCCGTTTTTATCTTTTTTTAATAACAGATTAACAATCTCTAAAAGTTGGCTATTTTCATCTTGTACAACTCTATAAATGTATTTTTTTACTTTTTCTATTCCTGCATGAACTGTATCATCAAAGCTATCAAGCATTCTATAACCTAATGTTATAGATATTTTCCCATCAGTTGTTGTAAATGTGTGAGATTGCTGATTCTCTTTTACTCCGTAAAGTTCAGCTTTTAATTCTAAGATACTTTTAAAATCGTCAAATACTTCTTTTTTTACTGTTGTTATTTGATTAGAGACACCTTTTACTTTCTCCATTGCTTTTATTACAGTTTCATCAACAAGAGTTTTATAACCTTCTACCTTTGCTTTTCTTTCAGCTTTTTCTTGTGCTTCTTCTTCTAAGATTTGTTTTTTTAATGCTGCTTTTTGTTCATCTGTCATGTTCTTAAAATCTAAATTCATTATTTCCTCCTATTTTTTCATTAATAATAAAAATCCACAGATTAAAAAATATATGCCTGATATTACATAAATACTTGCAATAAATAAAAGAAATTTCAATATTCTTAAAAAAAATGGTTTTTTACAATAAATTCTTTCTCCATCAAGATAGACTTCTCCATCACTGTATACTTTTCCATTAAAAACTGTTGAATATGTTCCTCCTTTTATTATG is part of the Fusobacterium nucleatum genome and encodes:
- a CDS encoding sigma-70 family RNA polymerase sigma factor: MESTEILELIRKAKVGDNEATETLIEKYLNAVRKINYKWGNTDDGFQEGILGIYQAIKTFDESYNTKFMTHLYFHIEAKIRKFIDKERYRVPQYVIESIKKGEQERLYFSGIENLEIEDENIKIDNLENKVLIENLLNCCTEQEKEVLNLLFFEGYSGQAVAEKLGMSRQWVHSIKHRAFEKIKNNINFVINKKTSIIRNKW
- a CDS encoding regulatory protein GemA, yielding MKEIKKHQIKYIHTLKYKANLTDEYYRLLLSSKFNKDSCKDLTEAQASVLITLLTRHIQGANLATEQQLKKFNVLYKKCFNEEDKASYIKQYLGKGKSEKNMTVKECSKLIYILEEIVKWQEKKELNGEENNNK
- a CDS encoding DUF3164 family protein; this encodes MNLDFKNMTDEQKAALKKQILEEEAQEKAERKAKVEGYKTLVDETVIKAMEKVKGVSNQITTVKKEVFDDFKSILELKAELYGVKENQQSHTFTTTDGKISITLGYRMLDSFDDTVHAGIEKVKKYIYRVVQDENSQLLEIVNLLLKKDKNGNLKASRVMELERIAGNIDDAELSEGVQIIKEAWKPQKSRTFIEAYYKDENGNKINIPLSMTTVMEDLKNEGDKETSN